A genomic window from Candidatus Omnitrophota bacterium includes:
- the lpxC gene encoding UDP-3-O-acyl-N-acetylglucosamine deacetylase, with amino-acid sequence MRLQRTIKNPVTLEGRGIHTGSKVKITIKSAPPDEGIHFVRKDLKTSSRLLADVSNLRDYSNKLRCTSLGKGSAGVHTIEHLLAALYGLSVDNADIEIDNAEPPALDGSASEYAAAIKMAGSVEQDRKRKELLLKDIVWEEMRGSFLIALPYAGFKISYLLHYSGANLSSEYAEFSFDSEKEKEKIFLDEIAPARTFCLYKEVFLIKALGLAKGVGLGNALVIKDGKPIKNKFRLKDEPARHKILDLLGDLALLNKDIKAHIIGIKSGHSLNRKLLKKLERGI; translated from the coding sequence ATGAGGCTTCAAAGGACGATAAAAAATCCCGTAACTTTGGAAGGAAGGGGCATCCATACAGGCTCCAAGGTAAAAATCACAATAAAAAGCGCCCCTCCCGATGAGGGCATACACTTTGTAAGAAAAGACCTTAAGACTTCTTCCCGCCTTTTGGCAGATGTGTCGAACCTGCGCGATTATTCAAATAAGTTGAGATGCACATCTTTAGGAAAGGGCAGCGCGGGCGTTCATACAATAGAGCACCTCTTGGCCGCCCTTTATGGTTTGAGCGTAGATAACGCGGATATCGAAATAGATAACGCGGAGCCGCCGGCCCTTGACGGGAGCGCTTCAGAGTATGCCGCGGCTATAAAAATGGCTGGCAGCGTAGAGCAGGATAGAAAAAGAAAAGAACTTTTACTAAAAGATATTGTTTGGGAAGAAATGAGGGGTTCTTTTTTAATAGCTCTTCCGTACGCGGGTTTTAAGATATCATATTTGCTTCATTATAGCGGCGCCAATTTGTCGTCGGAATACGCCGAATTTTCATTTGATTCCGAAAAAGAGAAAGAAAAGATATTTTTAGATGAAATAGCTCCCGCCAGGACATTCTGTCTTTATAAGGAAGTTTTTTTAATAAAGGCGTTGGGGCTCGCGAAAGGGGTGGGGCTGGGGAACGCGCTTGTTATAAAAGACGGCAAGCCGATAAAAAATAAATTTCGCCTAAAGGATGAGCCGGCGCGCCATAAGATATTGGACCTTTTGGGCGACCTCGCGCTTTTAAACAAAGACATAAAGGCGCATATAATTGGGATTAAAAGCGGCCATTCGCTGAATAGAAAATTATTAAAAAAGCTGGAAAGGGGTATTTGA
- the fabZ gene encoding 3-hydroxyacyl-ACP dehydratase FabZ yields MEKTRNAGLRVKEFIEPKNGELDINGIMKILPHRYPFLMVDKIVEWESTKRIVGVKNVTINEEFFKGHFPDNPIMPGVLILEGLAQVGGILAFSTKETLGKSIYFVGINDVKFRKAVIPGDILKLEATIKNLRSRLAILRGVATVDSEIVAEADIMFGITG; encoded by the coding sequence ATGGAAAAGACCAGAAACGCTGGGCTAAGAGTAAAGGAATTCATCGAACCGAAAAATGGTGAGCTTGATATAAACGGCATCATGAAGATACTTCCGCACAGGTATCCTTTTTTAATGGTGGATAAAATAGTCGAGTGGGAAAGCACGAAAAGAATCGTGGGCGTCAAGAACGTGACTATAAACGAGGAGTTTTTTAAAGGCCACTTTCCGGACAATCCCATTATGCCGGGTGTTTTGATACTTGAAGGCCTGGCGCAGGTAGGGGGAATACTGGCGTTCAGCACCAAAGAAACCCTCGGCAAATCCATATATTTTGTAGGCATTAATGACGTCAAGTTTAGAAAGGCCGTTATCCCCGGCGACATACTTAAGCTGGAAGCTACTATTAAAAATTTGAGAAGCCGCCTCGCGATACTGCGCGGCGTAGCGACAGTGGATTCGGAGATAGTCGCCGAAGCGGACATTATGTTCGGCATAACAGGATGA
- the lpxI gene encoding UDP-2,3-diacylglucosamine diphosphatase LpxI (LpxI, functionally equivalent to LpxH, replaces it in LPS biosynthesis in a minority of bacteria.), whose product MKRLEKIGLFAGGGELPLVFGDEVRKGGTKVVAFAANGITSKDLDGHVDKIYWLELTETAKLPFIFLSERLKNFVMLGKIPKTILFKKDLSRSKEISSVLSDAKDHLDDNLMREIANKAKKFGINFLNPADFLQNLLPEKGVLTKRKPTRDELQDIEFGRKIAAAIGNLDIGQAVAVKNKDVVAVEALEGTDEMIKRAGKLAGNGVVFVKMIKPKQDPRFDMPTVGVTTIDSLIEAKAAVLAIEAGKTFFVNKNEAVKRADSHGISIVAI is encoded by the coding sequence ATGAAGAGATTAGAAAAGATAGGGCTTTTTGCCGGCGGGGGCGAGCTGCCCCTTGTCTTCGGAGACGAAGTAAGAAAGGGCGGCACAAAAGTCGTAGCCTTCGCAGCCAATGGGATAACCTCAAAGGATCTGGACGGGCACGTCGATAAGATCTATTGGCTCGAACTTACGGAAACGGCAAAACTTCCGTTCATATTTTTAAGCGAGCGCTTAAAAAACTTTGTCATGCTGGGCAAGATCCCGAAGACGATCCTGTTTAAAAAGGACTTATCCAGGAGCAAGGAGATAAGTTCTGTATTAAGTGACGCGAAAGACCATCTTGACGATAACTTGATGAGGGAGATAGCCAATAAAGCGAAGAAATTCGGGATCAACTTTTTAAACCCTGCCGATTTTTTGCAGAATCTCCTGCCGGAAAAAGGCGTCCTTACCAAAAGAAAACCCACGCGCGATGAATTGCAGGATATAGAGTTCGGAAGAAAAATCGCAGCGGCGATAGGTAATCTCGATATAGGCCAGGCAGTAGCGGTGAAAAACAAAGATGTCGTGGCTGTTGAAGCGCTGGAGGGGACAGACGAGATGATAAAACGCGCAGGCAAATTGGCCGGTAACGGCGTTGTCTTTGTAAAAATGATCAAGCCGAAGCAGGATCCGCGCTTCGATATGCCGACGGTGGGCGTAACGACGATAGATTCCCTGATAGAAGCAAAGGCGGCCGTTCTTGCTATTGAAGCGGGTAAGACATTTTTTGTCAACAAAAACGAGGCGGTGAAGAGGGCTGATTCGCACGGCATCAGCATAGTGGCGATCTGA